One Candidatus Lernaella stagnicola genomic window, CGTGGTCAAGGAACGCGGTATTCAGTTCCATACCGACGCCGTGCAGGCGGCCGGCAAGTTCCCGCTGAATGTGGACGAACTGGGCGTCGACTTCATGAGCCTGTCCGGCCACAAGATCTACGGCCCGAAAGGCGTCGGCGTGCTGTACATCCGGCGCGGGTCCTTCATCCGGTCGCACATGGTTGGTGGCCACCACGAGTTCAACCGCCGGGCGGGTACGGAGAACGTGCCGGGAATCGTTGGGTTCGCCAAGGCGCTGCAATTGTCGCAGGACCTCATGAGCGAAGAAAACGAACGCCTAGCGGCCATGCGCGACAGGCTTCAGGCCCGACTCCTGGAGACGATTCCGAATATCTACATCACTTCGCAGCACGCGCCCCGTACGCCGAACACCCTGCACGTGCTCTTTCATTTCGTCGAAGGCGAAGGCCTGATGATGAAGCTCTCCATGCTGCACGGCATCGGCGTGAGCACCGGCAGCGCGTGCACCTCGGGAACATTGGAACCCAGTCACGTTCTGGGCGCGATGGGCATTTCCAAGCAGTTGGGTAACAGCGGCATACGCATTTCGTTGGGTCGCGGCAATCGGATGGACGAGATCGACACGATTGCCGACGCCTTTGCTAAAGAAGTCGGGTTCCTTCGCGACATGAGTCCGTTGCAGGACGCATTCGCCGACGGCCGTCTATCCGACGCCGATCTGCTCGACTATCAAACGTGGCTAACGACGCCGGCTTGACCGGCGATTTTCACGCCGAAAGGGTAAATGATGGCGATTAAGATTTCTACGAAAGGGCGATACGGATTGCGGGCGTTGATCGATTTGGCGATGAATTCGACGGGCCGTCCGATTTTGTTGGGCGATATCGCCAACCGCCAGGGGATCAGCAAACGCTACCTGGAACGCTTGTTTACACAGCTTCGGTCCGGAGGCGTGATTCGCAGCGTGCGCGGTGCATCCGGCGGTTACATTCTTAATCGCGAGCCCAAGGACATCCGGGTTTCCGAAGTCGTTGAGATTCTGGAAGGCCCCATCAAACCGGTGGATTGCATCACAAACAGCCAGATTTGCACGCGGCAGACGCAGTGTGTTACGCACGCGCTCTGGGAAAAGCTCGGCGT contains:
- a CDS encoding cysteine desulfurase family protein, with amino-acid sequence MKPTYLDHNATTPLDPRVLEAMMPYLTEHFGNASSIHQFGAPAKKGVDEARAIVAAHLGCEEREVIFTSGATESDNHVLFGVAEALRRRGSHIVTSAIEHPAVLSAVQKLERAGFEITRVKPDSDGVIHADTVREALREDTILVSIMFANNETGAVQPISEIGRVVKERGIQFHTDAVQAAGKFPLNVDELGVDFMSLSGHKIYGPKGVGVLYIRRGSFIRSHMVGGHHEFNRRAGTENVPGIVGFAKALQLSQDLMSEENERLAAMRDRLQARLLETIPNIYITSQHAPRTPNTLHVLFHFVEGEGLMMKLSMLHGIGVSTGSACTSGTLEPSHVLGAMGISKQLGNSGIRISLGRGNRMDEIDTIADAFAKEVGFLRDMSPLQDAFADGRLSDADLLDYQTWLTTPA
- a CDS encoding Rrf2 family transcriptional regulator; the encoded protein is MAIKISTKGRYGLRALIDLAMNSTGRPILLGDIANRQGISKRYLERLFTQLRSGGVIRSVRGASGGYILNREPKDIRVSEVVEILEGPIKPVDCITNSQICTRQTQCVTHALWEKLGVLIREELAHVTLEELRAKQVEISDAEAGMYYI